Within the Rosa rugosa chromosome 2, drRosRugo1.1, whole genome shotgun sequence genome, the region ACTCTGGCGTCAGGGAATGGCTTAATGAGCTTAAAGATGTTCTCTATCATGCTGATGACCTGTTGGATGACATCAATACTGAAGCTCTGCGTTGCaagatggaacaagaagattCTGGAAGCCGCAGCACCAATCAGGTACTGAACTCTGGTTCCATTTCCATTCATCAACTTGACGAAAGGATACAGGAGATTCTTGACGAATTAGAACTTATTGTCAATGAAAAAGATGTGCTTGATTTGAAAGAGGGTGTTAAGGCTAGGCCACAAGAAAGACTGCCTACAACTTCTTTGGTAGTAGAGTCTAGTGTATATGGAAGGGATGAAGAAAAGGAGGCCATTATCAAATTATTGTTAGCGGATGGTATGACTGGAAATAAGATAGATGTGCTTCCAATTGTGGGCATGGGTGGGCTTGGAAAGACCACTCTTGCTCAACTCGCATACAACGATGACAGAGTCAAGCGACATTTTGAGTATCAATCATGGTCTTGTATTTCAGTAGAATTTGATGTTATCAAAATAACACAGACAATTTATGGGGCGGTCACTTCACAAACTTGTAACATCACAGATCTAGACATGCTTCAAGTTGAACTAAAGAAGGCGTTGTCAGGGAAGAAATTTctctttgttcttgatgatgtttGGGATGTGAATTTAACGAAGTGGGATAGCTTGAGCCGACCCTTTGAGAGTGGAGGTCATGGAAGTAAGATCATTGTCACAACACGTGATGAAGGTGTCGCACGCAAGATGGGTACCCTTCAAAGTCAACATCTAATGCAACTAACAGAGGAAGACTGCTGGTCGTTGTTCTCAAAACATATCTTCTGGAATGGAGGAGATCCGTCGCTTGAAGTGATTGGAAAACAGATTGTTCAAAAGTGTAAAGGACTCCCTTTAGCTGCAAAATCACTTGGGGGTCTTTTACGTTCTGAACCGAGTAttgaaaaatggaaagaaatattGAACAATGACATATGGGAGTCGCGGGATGAGGACAATGACATTTCGCCTGCTCTATGGTTGAGCTACCATTATCTACCTCCACATCTGAAGCGTTGTTTTGCTTACTGTTCCATATTTCCTCAAGATTATGAGTTTTACAAATCGAAGCTGGTTTTGTTGTGGATGGCTGAAGATCTCTTACCACTGAAAAGTCTGAAATCGAATACTACAATAGAAAAGTTTGGAGATAAGTGCTTTGATCATCTAGTGTCAAGGTCATTTTTTCATCTTGCACCAAATCAGTATCCTCTTGAGCCAACTTTCACAATGCATGACCTTATCCATGACTTAGCAAAGTTTGTCTCCGGAGAGTTTTGTGTTAGGTTGGAGGACAATGACTCAGTGCTGGAAAATGTTAGCAAGAGTCGTCACTTTTCGTGTGCAACCGGCAGTTTTGATCAATGGGACAGTTTGTATGAAGCCAAGTATTTGAGGACCTTTCTAGTATCAAGATATAAATACCAACGTCCCAACTTAGATTTTGATATATTCTTGAAGCTTCAGTGTTTAAGAGTGCTCAATTTATCAAGCTACAATATTGGTGAGCTGCCTAGTTCAATTAGCAAGTTGAAGCATCTAAGGCACTTGGACTTGTCTGGCACATCAATTAAAAAGTTACCTGATGAAATGTGTACTTTATATAATTTACAGACGTTATTGTTGTCGTTTTGTAGCAATCTAGTTGAGTTGCCAACTGATTTGGGAAGATTAATCAACTTGCGTCATCTTGATCTCAGTGGCACTTGGATAAAAAAGATGCCACCAAGGATGGGCAAAATGAAAGATCTCCAAACATTAAGAGGTCGGTTTGTCCTAGACAAATACACTGGTGATAACATTGTGGAGATTAAAGAGCTTCAGCAGTTGCGCGGAACACTCTGGATCTCGGGGCTTCGCCATATTGTGCATGTCACAGATGCCATTATGAGAAAGAAGAAGCATCTGGATGAATTAGTTTTGGAATGGGGAGGCAAGTCTGGTGACACCGACGATACACAAAAACAGAGAGATGTGCTGGAGAACCTCCAACCTCATACAAACCTTAAAAAACTCGAGATTCGATCTTATGGGGGCACAAGATTTCCAGGTTGGTTGGAAGATCATTCTAGTTTATCTAATCTGGTTCGTCTTCAGCTTCTGGATTGCGGAAATTGTTTGTCCTTGCCATCAGTTGAGCAGCTACCCTCCCTCCAAGTGCTTGAGATTGAAGGATTAATTAATGGAGTGGTGACTTGGGGTTCCAAGCCTTTTCCAAATCTTCGTACGCTGAGTCTGAAATCTTGTCCCGAGGTAACCGGGGCATTCACGTCAGCCTGCTTCCCAAAGCTTGAAAGCCTCAAATGGGAGGATGTGAATGTAGAATCTCTTAATTACCCTTCACTCCTCTCCCTTGTCCGACTTGAAATAATTTCATGCCccaattttgtttgttttcccgATGCGCCCAATTTGAAGACCTTACTTGTCCAAAAATGTCCGAAACTGAGGTCATTGCCACAACACATGCACAACCTTCTCCCATCTCTCGAGCACTTGTATTTATCTGATTGTCCAGAATTGGAATCATTTCCCGAAGGGGGATTGCCGTCTAAGTTGGAAAACTTGTACATCTGGCGTTGCAAGAAACTCCTGATTGGAAACCGTATGCAGTGGGGTCTACCAACACTCACCTCTCTCAAAATCTTGTGGGTCGACTTTCGGGGATGTGAACAAGTTGTAGATTCATTTCCAGACGAGGGGCTGCTGCCCACCACTCTCGGAAAACTCGGGATCTACAGTATTTCAAAGCTGGACGACAAGGGGTTTAGACAACTCACCTCTCTTAAAGAGTTGACAATTGGCCATTGCCCAGAACTCCGGTGCTTGCCAGATGAAGGGCTACCCACTTCTATTAGTTATCTGGGCTACTcacctctcttttttttttttccctattgTCCATTGCTTGTCCTGTAATGGTATCCTTCAATCATCTAAGATTGTCTCCATATTTTGCAGTCATCTCGGAATGAATAAGCTCTCAGGCACAATTCCATCAAAGCTTTTTAGCTTAAACATGAGCCTGATACATGTGTAAGATTAAATACACGACGCACACACCCATACACAGATATATTGGAAATGTAGACACTGAGAATTGGGGATATCTGTGCATTATAGAAAGTGTGACCTGTTTTCCTTGGAGTCTTTTCATATTTATTGACCATTTTGAACATAAAACTTCCTAACTCCTTAACTCTCTAATATAGTTTATCCTcagattatttttctttctcataCAATTAGCATCCCCTTATACATTTCCTGCTCAGGCTCTTCGAAAGTAATCAACTCATTGGCAGCATCCCTTCCAGCCTTGGACTTGTAAAGTCTTTGGAGGTTGTGTGAGTATCAATTCCACAAATTCTCTAATACATTATGTGGATTCTATTTTTTTGTTCTATTGTTCTCCGAATCAAGTTCTTTTAATGAAGTATAACTGTCTGATTACAGGCGATTTGATAGAAACATGTTAACTGGGCCTATTCCTCTGAGCCTCTACAGTCTTACAAA harbors:
- the LOC133733225 gene encoding putative disease resistance RPP13-like protein 1 isoform X2; this encodes MAEVVGGAFLSSALAVLFDRMASRPVLDFIRGKKNTTELLRKLKIKLRSVNKLLDDAEEKQLIKDSGVREWLNELKDVLYHADDLLDDINTEALRCKMEQEDSGSRSTNQVLNSGSISIHQLDERIQEILDELELIVNEKDVLDLKEGVKARPQERLPTTSLVVESSVYGRDEEKEAIIKLLLADGMTGNKIDVLPIVGMGGLGKTTLAQLAYNDDRVKRHFEYQSWSCISVEFDVIKITQTIYGAVTSQTCNITDLDMLQVELKKALSGKKFLFVLDDVWDVNLTKWDSLSRPFESGGHGSKIIVTTRDEGVARKMGTLQSQHLMQLTEEDCWSLFSKHIFWNGGDPSLEVIGKQIVQKCKGLPLAAKSLGGLLRSEPSIEKWKEILNNDIWESRDEDNDISPALWLSYHYLPPHLKRCFAYCSIFPQDYEFYKSKLVLLWMAEDLLPLKSLKSNTTIEKFGDKCFDHLVSRSFFHLAPNQYPLEPTFTMHDLIHDLAKFVSGEFCVRLEDNDSVLENVSKSRHFSCATGSFDQWDSLYEAKYLRTFLVSRYKYQRPNLDFDIFLKLQCLRVLNLSSYNIGELPSSISKLKHLRHLDLSGTSIKKLPDEMCTLYNLQTLLLSFCSNLVELPTDLGRLINLRHLDLSGTWIKKMPPRMGKMKDLQTLRGRFVLDKYTGDNIVEIKELQQLRGTLWISGLRHIVHVTDAIMRKKKHLDELVLEWGGKSGDTDDTQKQRDVLENLQPHTNLKKLEIRSYGGTRFPGWLEDHSSLSNLVRLQLLDCGNCLSLPSVEQLPSLQVLEIEGLINGVVTWGSKPFPNLRTLSLKSCPEVTGAFTSACFPKLESLKWEDVNVESLNYPSLLSLVRLEIISCPNFVCFPDAPNLKTLLVQKCPKLRSLPQHMHNLLPSLEHLYLSDCPELESFPEGGLPSKLENLYIWRCKKLLIGNRMQWGLPTLTSLKILWVDFRGCEQVVDSFPDEGLLPTTLGKLGIYSISKLDDKGFRQLTSLKELTIGHCPELRCLPDEGLPTSISYLGYSPLFFFFPYCPLLVL